In the Clostridia bacterium genome, CCGCGTACGCTCAGCGCGGAGCGTTTTATGTCGTTCGAGTAGGCGGTGACGCCCTGCTCGAAAACGGCGGAGGAGCCGTTGATATCCGTGATTCGCTTGGCGATCAGTCCGCCGGTGCAGGATTCGGCGGTCGTCACGCGCAGCTTCTTATCCTTCAGCAGTCGCACGACCTCTTCCGCGAGGGAAGCGGCGTTTCTGCCGTAGGCGTATTCGCCGAGAGCATCTTCGATGCGGTCGGCAATCTCGTTCGCGGAGGTCTTCGCCTCTTCTTTGGAGTCGGAGGTGACGGTGACCTCGGCGGTCAGTTCGCCGTTTCTTGCGTAGGTGCCGATACCGGCGTTCCCGCAGTCGACCGTCTTGATGACGTCGTTCATCGCGGATTCGGGTATGCCGAAGACGTTGACCGTTTCGGTCACGATGTGCTTTCCTCCGCCGCCGACGACGCGCTCGGCGCCGTTCTCGAAAACGTCGCGCAGCTCCGCGGGCGGGCCGGGGAGGAGCAGTATCGCCTTCTCGCCGACGGAGACGTACTGCCCCGGGGCGAGCCCTTTGCCGTTGGCGAGTACCTTCGCGCCGGCGATGACGTCGGCTTCCTTTTCCGCGCTGGCGGGGACCTCGTCGCCCTTGGCGGCGAAGTACTCTTTGATGGATTCGAGCAGCTCCGGATCGCGCTGCATCGGCAGCCCGAGCAGGTCGGAGACCGCTTCGCGCGTGACGTCGTCGTCGGTGCCGCCGAGTCCGCCGGTCGTAATTACGAGGTCTGAGCGCTCGAGCGCGGCGCGCAGGCAGTTTTTCAGGCGCGTGACGTCGTCGCTTATGCTCGTCTGGCGTGACACCTCGACGCCGAGGCGTTTCAAACGCTTGGCGAGGTAAGACGCGTTGGTGTTGACTATCTCTCCGTAAAGGAGCTCGGTGCCGACGGTAATTATTTCACATTTCATATTATCACCTCTCAGAGCGGTATCTTTTCGAGCGTCGCCATCGCTTCTTCCGTCAGGGCGGCGACGTCGATCTTCTTTTCTTCCTCAAGCACGTCCGCGAGGGACGGATTCGTCTTCGGATGCTTCGGCGTGAACATGGCGCAGCAGTCTTCGTAGGGGAGGATGGAGGTGTCGAATGCGCCTATCTGCCGCGAACGCGTGATGATCTCCTCTTTGTCAAGCCCTATCAGCGGACGCAGGACGGGCAGTTCTCCCGCGGCGTCGTTGGTGACGGCGAGCGCGGGGATCGTCTGGCTCGCGACCTGCCCGACGCTTTCGCCGGTTACGAGGGCGAGGCAGTCCTCGCGCTTCGCGAGCGCGGCGGCGCAGCGCATCATGAAGCGGCGGAGCAGCAGCGTGAAATATTCTTCGCGGCAGTTTGCGTAGAGCGCCTCCTGCACCTTCGTGAGCGAAACGGTGAAAAGGTTTATCGCGCCGCACCACGGCTTCAGTATCTTCGCGAGCGAAACGACCTTTTCCTTCGCGGCCGCGCCTGTGTAGGGCGGCGTCTCGAAGTAAACGGCGGAGAGGAAAACTCCGCGCTTTGCGATCATATGCCCCGCGACGGGGCTGTCTATGCCGCCGCTGAGCAGCAGCATTGCCTTCTTGCTCGTGCCGACGGGGAGTCCGCCCGCGCCCTTTACGGCGTCGGCGTGTATGTACGCGCCGAAATCGCGTATCTCGACGGTGACGGTCACCTGCGGCTGAAGC is a window encoding:
- the thiI gene encoding tRNA 4-thiouridine(8) synthase ThiI, whose protein sequence is MKELIILKMGEVVLKGLNRDSFENTLLKNMRRRLEGLGEFEVYRSQSTAYCEPMSDNCDVDEAFERLKKVFGIVTLARCAVVEKDMAKILEASAGYLAPQLNAARTFKVNAKRSDKGFPKKSPEICADVGEYLLEKFPHLKVDVLQPQVTVTVEIRDFGAYIHADAVKGAGGLPVGTSKKAMLLLSGGIDSPVAGHMIAKRGVFLSAVYFETPPYTGAAAKEKVVSLAKILKPWCGAINLFTVSLTKVQEALYANCREEYFTLLLRRFMMRCAAALAKREDCLALVTGESVGQVASQTIPALAVTNDAAGELPVLRPLIGLDKEEIITRSRQIGAFDTSILPYEDCCAMFTPKHPKTNPSLADVLEEEKKIDVAALTEEAMATLEKIPL